The nucleotide sequence CCGCATTTCGTGCAGTACCATGCGCCCTCGATGCCGGAGGCGATCCTCGTCGCGGACGACGAGCCGGGCGTGCGCGAGAGTCTCGCCGAGATCCTGCGCGACGCGGGCTATGCGGTCACCACCGCTGCGGACGGCGCCGCGGCGCTGAAGGCGCTCGACGAGAACGACTTCGCGGTCGTCATCACCGATCTCCGGATGCCGGGCGCCGACGGGCTCGACGTCTTGAAGCGCGCCAGGGAGATCTCCCCGCAGACGATGGCGCTCGTCATGACCGCGCACGGGAGTGTCGAGACCGCGGTGGAGGCGCTGCGGGCCGGCGCCGCCGACTACGTGCTCAAGCCGGTCGTCTTCGACGACGTGCTCGCGAAGGTCGCTCGTCTTCTCGAGCACCGCGAGACCGTCTGGCTGATGCAGACGCTGCGGCGCGAGGTCGACGCGCGCTTCGACGTCCAGGGCCTGGTTGGTACGAGCCCCGGGATGCGGGAAGTGCTCGAGCTCATCAAGAAGGTGGGCCCGACGCATACCACCGTCCTCATCACCGGCGAGAGCGGCACGGGGAAGGAGGTGGTCGCGCGCGCCATCCATCAGGCGAGCGAGCAGGCGCTGCGGATCTTCCTGCCCGTCAACTGCGCCGCGATTCCCGAGAGCCTGCTCGAGAGCCAGCTATTCGGGCACGTGCGGGGCGCCTTCACGGGCGCCGTGACGTCGCAGGAGGGACTCTTCAGCCGCGCCCGGGGCGGCACCATCTTCCTCGACGAGATCGGCGACATGCCCTTCGGACTCCAGTCGAAGCTGCTGCGTGCCATCGAATCGAAGGAGATCCTGCCCGTGGGCAGCACGCAGCCGGTCACGGTGGACGTGCGCATCATCGCCGCCAGCAACCGCGACCTGCGCAGGATGGTCGAGGAGGGAACGTTCCGGGAAGACCTGTACTACCGGTTGAACGTGGTGAACATCGAGCTGCCACCGCTGCGCGACCGGCGTGAGGACATCCCGAGCCTGATCGACTACCTCGTGCGCCGCCACAACCGCGAGATGAAGCGTGCCTACAAGGGCGTCGACAACGCGACGCGCAAGCTCCTCGTCGCCCAGCCGTGGAAAGGCAACGTGCGCGAGCTCGACAACGTCATCGAGCACGCGATGATCCTCGGCAACGACGAATGGATCACGATGGCGGACCTCCCGCGCTCGCTTCGCGACACGGACCAGCCCCTGCCGGCCGTCGGCGACGAGCTGCGGGAGGCGCTGCGCTCCTACGAGCGGATCCACATCGAGACGGTGCTACGACGTGCGGACCACGACAAGCGCAAGGCGGCCGACCTGCTCGGGGTGTCGCTGTCGTCGCTGTACCGGAAGCTGAATGAGCTCGGGATCGACCTCGAATAGCACGCCGCAGCTCGTCCGATTGCTCCGGGAGCTGACCGGTCTCGACGAGTCCCACCGCGCCGAGCGGCTCGCCTTCTTCGAGATCGGCGAAGACGACGAGCGCGTCCTCCGCGGCTATCAGCCCCTCGCCCAGGCGACCGTCGACCGCATCGTGGCCGAGTTCTACACGCACCTGCTGCGGTTTCCTGAGCTCGCCGAGCTCCTGCACGCGGAGGCCGGGCGGATCGAGAAGCTGCAGTCGCTTCAGCGCGAGTACTTCCTGTCGCTCGCCGACGGGCGGTTCGATGGCGACTACTTCGAGAGCCGCCTTCGGGTCGGTGACGCGCATCAGCGGATCGGGCTGCGTCCGGCATGGTACATCGGCGCATT is from Candidatus Eisenbacteria bacterium and encodes:
- a CDS encoding sigma-54 dependent transcriptional regulator, which gives rise to PHFVQYHAPSMPEAILVADDEPGVRESLAEILRDAGYAVTTAADGAAALKALDENDFAVVITDLRMPGADGLDVLKRAREISPQTMALVMTAHGSVETAVEALRAGAADYVLKPVVFDDVLAKVARLLEHRETVWLMQTLRREVDARFDVQGLVGTSPGMREVLELIKKVGPTHTTVLITGESGTGKEVVARAIHQASEQALRIFLPVNCAAIPESLLESQLFGHVRGAFTGAVTSQEGLFSRARGGTIFLDEIGDMPFGLQSKLLRAIESKEILPVGSTQPVTVDVRIIAASNRDLRRMVEEGTFREDLYYRLNVVNIELPPLRDRREDIPSLIDYLVRRHNREMKRAYKGVDNATRKLLVAQPWKGNVRELDNVIEHAMILGNDEWITMADLPRSLRDTDQPLPAVGDELREALRSYERIHIETVLRRADHDKRKAADLLGVSLSSLYRKLNELGIDLE